Proteins from one Cydia fagiglandana chromosome 13, ilCydFagi1.1, whole genome shotgun sequence genomic window:
- the LOC134669919 gene encoding uncharacterized protein LOC134669919: MEQVLSTLQEIQKELNEQKTTIRESGKNVTEQVTQNINTIIDEKFVKWEEKYDILKEKVDTQEKRLCILEKQARQRNLIFFGIEENNLPYSEQENAIISFIEEHFKIELDRMDIQAFRRLGVKKDRPRPIGVTFSTLGTKINILKNKKMLNNTGYYITEDFPPNILEKRRELQTQLKMENANGNKAFIKYDKLVIVGKSIDTTSNKKRNLQISPENNQRQNDYRTQVSKKNKTQPMHSPLQRPQSVSETVLKPGILNYLVNKNPNNKEKQDTNL, translated from the coding sequence ATGGAACAAGTACTATCCACACTCCAAGAGATACAAAAAGAGCTAAACGAACAAAAAACAACAATTCGGGAGAGCGGAAAAAACGTTACTGAACAAGTGACCCAAAATATCAATACAATCATTGATGAAAAATTCGTTAAATGGGAAGAAAAGTACGATATTCTTAAGGAGAAAGTGGACACACAAGAAAAAAGGCTATGTATTTTAGAAAAACAGGCGAGGCAAAGAAACCTAATATTTTTCGGAATTGAAGAAAACAATTTACCATATTCTGAACAGGAGAACGCCATCATATCATTTATCGAAGAACACTTCAAAATTGAACTGGACCGCATGGATATTCAGGCATTTAGAAGATTAGGCGTAAAAAAGGACAGACCCCGCCCCATAGGAGTAACATTCTCAACCCTTGGTACAAAAAtcaatattttgaaaaacaagAAAATGCTCAACAATACTGGATATTACATCACTGAGGACTTCCCACCAAACATCTTAGAAAAAAGGAGAGAATTACAAACtcaactaaaaatggaaaacgCGAACGGGAATAAAGCCTTCATCAAGTATGACAAATTAGTAATCGTTGGAAAATCAATAGACACAACATCCAACAAAAAAAGGAACCTCCAAATATCACCAGAGAACAATCAACGCCAGAATGACTATAGAACACAGgtttcaaagaaaaataaaacccAACCTATGCATTCACCATTACAAAGACCACAAAGCGTATCGGAGACAGTTCTAAAACCaggaatattaaattatttagtaaataaaaatcCAAACAACAAAGAAAAACAAGACACGAACTTATAG